From the Halorhabdus utahensis DSM 12940 genome, one window contains:
- the thyX gene encoding FAD-dependent thymidylate synthase has translation MDVQLLEATEDPEELICTAARNDYLSEFVGDSSFEEIMDSVGGDTLDEKKETIIHHLLEHGHYGPFEHPHATFAIEGVSRSCMAQITRHRHVTFDIQSMRYVSFDEKNPEPGEAVVEIPGLSDPGLTGRNADFAAEYEGLDDEAVLEKRENAYRDALQQSFESYRELLDLGVPAQDARMVLPIGTKVNIVMTMNARMLMHIGDMRAAADAQWEIREMTEDILDLAAEWAPITFAYYNEHMKNRKNRLAP, from the coding sequence ATGGACGTTCAGTTGCTCGAAGCCACCGAAGATCCCGAGGAACTCATCTGTACGGCCGCCCGAAACGATTACCTCTCGGAGTTCGTCGGCGACAGTTCCTTCGAAGAGATCATGGATTCCGTCGGTGGCGACACCCTCGATGAAAAGAAGGAGACGATCATCCACCACTTGCTCGAACACGGTCACTACGGCCCCTTCGAGCATCCCCACGCCACCTTCGCTATCGAGGGCGTCAGCCGCTCGTGTATGGCACAGATCACGCGCCATCGTCACGTCACCTTCGACATCCAGTCGATGCGGTACGTCTCCTTCGACGAGAAAAACCCGGAGCCGGGCGAGGCGGTCGTCGAAATCCCTGGCCTCTCCGATCCTGGCCTGACTGGCCGAAATGCCGACTTCGCCGCGGAATACGAGGGCCTCGACGACGAAGCCGTCCTGGAGAAACGGGAGAACGCCTACCGGGACGCGCTGCAACAGTCGTTCGAATCGTATCGCGAACTCCTGGACCTCGGCGTGCCGGCCCAGGATGCCCGGATGGTGTTGCCGATCGGCACGAAGGTCAACATCGTGATGACGATGAACGCCCGGATGTTGATGCATATCGGGGACATGCGCGCCGCGGCCGATGCCCAGTGGGAGATCCGGGAGATGACCGAAGACATTCTGGACCTTGCCGCCGAGTGGGCACCGATCACCTTCGCATACTACAACGAACACATGAAAAACCGCAAGAACCGGCTCGCACCCTGA
- a CDS encoding acetate and sugar kinases/Hsc70/actin family protein: protein MSDDDETDDDPPSDAEETTDESADATDESTDEDAETLPVGVKLGSTRTVISYPGDDGEMETIRTLTCLATYEDALTGEERVLYGEEAAEEYPDRVQFMLRSGLPEDEDGAALTERFFESLVEVHDIPEDSGVVYAIPTIDNEAGLANLRSVVENSAIGGAFIESYPESLCGAIPAFGDDLEAINEIFIAINMGSTNLEASAYRRGEQLAPFTTGAVTGNEVDRQITNYVEAETQGRVNIDTQTAREYKEEHADFEGFEPFTDVIQQPGGGSHEFTIERSVMDAVDEYVDEVVDEFANTFLPELANDHMKVYQLALDRPIVLTGGMACIPGIVDEFAERVSEALNRDVEVIASENPDLAATVGAQRIATRLADSQ, encoded by the coding sequence ATGAGTGACGACGACGAAACCGACGACGATCCGCCATCTGACGCCGAGGAAACGACTGACGAATCGGCCGACGCCACGGACGAGTCGACTGACGAAGACGCCGAGACGTTGCCTGTCGGCGTCAAACTCGGTAGTACGCGGACTGTCATCTCCTATCCCGGCGACGACGGCGAGATGGAAACGATCCGGACGTTGACCTGTCTGGCCACGTACGAGGATGCGCTCACTGGCGAGGAACGCGTCCTCTACGGTGAGGAAGCCGCCGAAGAGTATCCCGATCGCGTTCAGTTCATGCTCCGGTCGGGGCTGCCCGAGGACGAGGACGGCGCAGCCCTGACCGAGCGCTTCTTCGAGTCGCTTGTCGAAGTACACGACATCCCCGAGGACAGCGGCGTCGTCTACGCCATCCCGACCATCGACAACGAGGCAGGACTGGCCAACCTCCGGTCGGTCGTCGAGAACAGCGCCATCGGCGGGGCTTTCATCGAAAGCTATCCCGAGTCACTGTGCGGCGCGATCCCCGCCTTCGGCGACGATCTCGAGGCCATCAACGAGATCTTCATCGCGATCAACATGGGCTCGACGAACCTCGAAGCCTCCGCCTACCGGCGGGGCGAACAACTCGCGCCGTTTACCACCGGCGCGGTGACCGGCAACGAAGTCGACAGACAGATCACGAATTACGTCGAGGCAGAGACCCAGGGCCGAGTCAACATCGACACCCAGACGGCCCGTGAATACAAAGAGGAACACGCCGACTTCGAGGGCTTCGAGCCGTTTACGGACGTCATCCAGCAACCGGGCGGTGGCTCCCACGAGTTCACGATCGAGCGCAGCGTCATGGACGCCGTTGACGAGTATGTCGACGAGGTGGTCGACGAGTTCGCCAACACGTTCCTGCCCGAACTCGCCAACGACCACATGAAGGTCTATCAACTCGCGCTCGATCGCCCGATCGTCCTGACCGGCGGGATGGCCTGCATTCCCGGGATCGTCGATGAATTTGCCGAGCGAGTGAGCGAGGCGCTGAATCGTGACGTCGAAGTGATCGCCTCCGAGAACCCGGATCTGGCCGCGACTGTCGGTGCCCAGCGGATCGCTACGAGACTCGCTGACTCTCAGTAA
- a CDS encoding restriction endonuclease has product MATDDEGIVGEELLTKTGSGGLFSSGYLAGEPIESYLDPSEQPRVVFATDGRGIIEESPRGQTTYEPGSDYRTLGALTTRRVILVVGGGAADDGDRFVEIDLTEIDHVETDSESRRSVLRMWVGDHVWELSPETTDLQTIETYLSAASQTRIRFDRLLGDARDAIVDVARYIRSGQLESAADALDRADRSLHDASEAAESFPADVPAMSDRLETHRDRYRTEQRRLLLARVEDMRARAREKWRAAAYEQAADRYQRASEACETLLDRGDLPPAVTAELRETRSGIERDLDRLSVAPLEVARTYHRVAMDASLPEDRAERFRTAYERYRTVLELDWGRPNPRFAGETDVIIDRLATIASALLTARSRAAAQHRRVAIRLTRIGATASAGAAYADARDHLEAAIETARELDPDALEAFRERLQVVEDRIESVPEDDDRGGSADHVLGDVATPIRPLADGEPCDIRPVRTEEVLPAVPKRPADGDTTLAVGTPTDEPPRTLAVRQPYQDCNGTLAVPHAIFTPRTGFVQQVQTLQDAALIDSVRTIWEALGWTVERTDSEDMALLGTRPDAATRLRLRIRRRGDPVDPSVVSDLAPDRDGPESDLCPVLVTTDPVQPAAYETAASAGVTIVDRHRLADLWYLTTERADRTGDEQEREAPPPS; this is encoded by the coding sequence ATGGCAACCGACGACGAGGGGATCGTCGGCGAAGAACTACTGACCAAGACCGGGAGTGGAGGGCTATTCAGCAGTGGGTATCTCGCCGGAGAGCCGATCGAATCGTATCTCGACCCCAGCGAACAGCCACGGGTCGTCTTCGCAACCGACGGTCGAGGCATCATCGAGGAGAGTCCTCGCGGCCAGACCACGTACGAACCAGGATCGGACTATCGAACGCTGGGGGCCCTGACGACCCGTCGCGTCATCCTCGTCGTCGGCGGTGGGGCAGCCGACGACGGTGACCGCTTCGTCGAGATCGATCTGACCGAGATCGACCATGTCGAGACGGATTCGGAATCGCGGCGGTCGGTCCTCCGGATGTGGGTCGGCGATCACGTCTGGGAACTCTCGCCCGAGACGACCGACCTCCAGACCATCGAAACGTATCTCTCGGCGGCGTCCCAGACTCGAATCCGGTTTGACCGGTTGCTCGGGGACGCCAGAGACGCCATCGTCGACGTCGCCCGATACATACGGTCCGGGCAGTTGGAGTCCGCCGCGGATGCACTCGACCGGGCTGACCGATCGCTCCACGATGCGAGTGAGGCAGCCGAATCCTTCCCTGCGGATGTCCCGGCGATGTCCGATCGGCTCGAAACCCACCGTGATCGGTACCGGACAGAGCAACGGCGCTTGTTACTGGCTCGCGTCGAAGACATGCGTGCGCGTGCCCGGGAGAAGTGGCGGGCGGCGGCCTACGAGCAGGCCGCCGACCGCTATCAGCGAGCGTCCGAAGCCTGTGAGACCTTGCTTGATCGGGGCGACCTCCCGCCGGCGGTAACCGCGGAACTTCGTGAGACCCGTTCCGGCATCGAACGCGACCTCGATCGGCTCAGTGTCGCCCCGCTGGAAGTCGCACGGACATATCATCGCGTAGCGATGGATGCGTCGCTTCCCGAGGACCGTGCCGAGCGCTTCCGGACGGCGTACGAACGTTACCGGACAGTGCTCGAACTGGACTGGGGACGGCCGAATCCACGTTTTGCCGGTGAGACCGATGTGATCATTGATCGACTGGCGACGATCGCGTCCGCGTTGCTGACCGCGCGCTCGCGAGCGGCCGCCCAACACCGACGGGTCGCAATCCGACTCACGCGGATCGGAGCCACCGCCAGCGCTGGGGCGGCGTATGCCGACGCTCGGGACCACCTCGAGGCGGCAATCGAGACAGCGCGGGAGCTGGACCCGGACGCTCTGGAGGCGTTCCGCGAGCGGCTCCAGGTCGTCGAGGATCGGATCGAATCGGTCCCGGAAGACGACGATCGGGGCGGGAGCGCTGACCACGTGTTGGGGGACGTCGCCACCCCGATCCGTCCACTTGCCGACGGCGAACCCTGCGATATTCGGCCGGTTCGAACGGAGGAGGTGCTCCCGGCCGTCCCCAAACGTCCCGCCGATGGTGATACCACACTTGCCGTTGGGACTCCCACGGACGAGCCTCCTCGCACGTTGGCTGTCCGCCAGCCGTATCAGGATTGTAATGGGACGCTTGCTGTTCCACACGCCATTTTCACGCCACGAACCGGGTTCGTTCAGCAGGTTCAGACACTTCAGGACGCAGCACTCATCGACAGCGTGCGGACGATCTGGGAAGCACTCGGCTGGACGGTCGAACGGACCGATTCCGAAGACATGGCACTGCTGGGGACGAGACCGGATGCCGCGACCAGGTTGCGCTTGCGGATTCGTCGTCGCGGGGACCCAGTCGATCCATCGGTTGTCAGCGACCTCGCGCCGGATCGAGACGGACCCGAAAGCGATCTCTGTCCAGTACTCGTGACGACCGATCCCGTCCAGCCAGCGGCCTACGAGACCGCGGCCTCGGCCGGTGTCACGATCGTCGATCGGCACCGTCTGGCCGACCTCTGGTATCTGACGACGGAGAGAGCTGACAGGACGGGCGACGAGCAGGAGCGCGAAGCGCCCCCGCCCTCTTGA
- a CDS encoding MGMT family protein, which yields MDEPAGIYARRIDYLDRDVQLGVAGDRVIAVSFPETPAADAGDDHPLLDRIEAYFEGETVAFESTTVALTMASDHREVLETLRSIPYGEGITVEQLVRMTPGLDPDSDEDIRLVRTALAENPAPLLLPDHRVRDGPSAAPPAVEQKLRSIEGLA from the coding sequence ATGGACGAACCAGCCGGCATCTACGCCCGGAGAATCGACTATCTCGACCGAGATGTCCAGCTCGGCGTCGCCGGCGACCGGGTGATCGCGGTCTCGTTCCCGGAGACGCCGGCTGCCGACGCCGGGGACGACCACCCACTCCTGGACCGGATCGAGGCCTACTTCGAGGGGGAGACAGTTGCGTTCGAATCGACGACGGTGGCGCTGACGATGGCGAGCGACCATCGCGAGGTCCTGGAGACGCTGCGGTCGATCCCGTATGGTGAGGGCATCACCGTCGAGCAACTCGTACGGATGACGCCGGGACTCGATCCAGATTCTGACGAGGACATCCGTCTCGTGCGCACGGCACTCGCGGAAAATCCAGCCCCACTCCTGCTCCCCGACCACCGGGTTCGAGACGGTCCAAGCGCCGCGCCGCCAGCGGTCGAGCAGAAACTGCGCTCGATCGAAGGGCTGGCCTGA
- a CDS encoding outer membrane protein assembly factor BamB family protein — MLAPVCREWRDRPSGVGVTVFFWNTQSQGFISDRHYVACMATRRSFLRRSGVAVATIGVAGCSSVFGGSENETTDTPTETGTETSWRNSESYIASIRRNIQGRPVVAGDLVYVVETHGDLYALDRESGSVEWRFEMDGTVQAPTVTGDVVYTGDYGPGATSNEIRESNGTAYAVDRHSGEAIWETDVSGMPLNTPVVRDDVVHYAALDDGVHTLATEDGAQNWSHTFDQGSLFITEPVVMDGALFATNRRGVFALDLAAQETYWTSDPIEYTNDPLATDSDWLYVAATTGVKALSFDTGDVEWTGESNGTPQDIAVADRVYTCTSNPSEVVAFDPAMGSKAWGESITGDPAGLLLDDGTLYVATYDYTFNTGRLHVLDTEEETLASEISFTVESEGELEMGSPPAVEDGLCYVGDAAGNVYAIDIDDESVHWQTTPHEATPTGDS; from the coding sequence ATGCTGGCGCCCGTCTGTCGGGAATGGCGTGATCGACCATCCGGAGTCGGGGTCACGGTATTCTTCTGGAACACACAGTCCCAGGGATTTATATCGGATCGACATTACGTTGCTTGTATGGCAACACGAAGAAGCTTCCTCCGACGAAGTGGGGTCGCCGTCGCAACAATCGGCGTCGCCGGTTGTTCGAGTGTGTTCGGGGGGTCGGAGAATGAAACTACTGATACACCAACCGAAACGGGGACCGAAACCTCGTGGAGGAACAGCGAGTCTTATATCGCGTCGATAAGACGGAACATCCAGGGAAGACCGGTGGTCGCCGGCGATCTGGTGTACGTCGTCGAAACGCACGGCGATCTGTACGCGCTCGACCGCGAGAGCGGATCCGTCGAGTGGCGGTTCGAAATGGACGGAACGGTGCAAGCCCCGACCGTCACAGGCGACGTCGTCTACACCGGCGATTACGGTCCGGGGGCGACCTCCAACGAGATCCGGGAGAGTAACGGAACCGCATACGCAGTCGACCGTCACAGCGGGGAGGCCATCTGGGAGACCGACGTGAGCGGCATGCCGCTCAACACGCCGGTGGTGCGAGACGACGTTGTGCACTACGCGGCACTTGACGATGGCGTCCACACGCTCGCGACCGAGGACGGCGCTCAGAACTGGTCGCACACGTTCGATCAAGGCTCTCTTTTCATCACGGAACCGGTCGTGATGGACGGCGCCCTCTTCGCCACCAATCGACGAGGGGTGTTCGCGCTCGACCTGGCCGCCCAGGAGACCTACTGGACGAGCGATCCGATCGAGTATACAAATGACCCGCTAGCGACCGATAGCGACTGGCTGTACGTGGCGGCCACAACCGGCGTCAAGGCACTCTCGTTCGATACCGGGGACGTCGAGTGGACCGGCGAGAGCAACGGCACCCCCCAAGACATCGCCGTCGCCGACCGGGTGTATACTTGCACGTCTAACCCGTCCGAGGTCGTGGCGTTCGACCCGGCCATGGGGTCGAAAGCCTGGGGAGAAAGCATCACTGGTGATCCTGCAGGCCTTCTTCTCGACGATGGAACCCTCTACGTCGCCACGTACGACTATACGTTCAATACCGGGCGGCTCCACGTGTTGGACACCGAGGAGGAGACGCTGGCGTCTGAAATCTCCTTCACCGTCGAGAGCGAAGGCGAATTAGAAATGGGTTCCCCACCGGCAGTCGAAGACGGCCTGTGTTACGTCGGCGACGCCGCTGGAAACGTCTATGCGATCGACATCGACGACGAATCGGTTCACTGGCAGACGACGCCGCATGAAGCCACCCCGACCGGCGATTCGTAG